One genomic window of Chelonia mydas isolate rCheMyd1 chromosome 27, rCheMyd1.pri.v2, whole genome shotgun sequence includes the following:
- the DCAKD gene encoding dephospho-CoA kinase domain-containing protein isoform X1 — MIDTHTDHQRKGKEAHPVPPFNGMFLVGLSGGIASGKSTVVAVFRELGCAVIDADVIARQVVQPRFLAYQQIVHYFGSEILLESGEINREALGNIIFSHPEKRQLLNSITHPKIQKEMLKQIFKYFVLGYRYVILDIPLLFETNTVTKFMKHTVLVYSDPQTQLSRLMKRNGLAQTEAEARIASQLPLDEKCKLADHVIDNSGDWESTRRQVLRLHSQLEDSMDFLLVRLVAVTAVAGIGGLVCFLLRHFLP, encoded by the exons GATGTTCCTGGTCGGTCTGTCCGGTGGAATTGCTTCAGGAAAAAGCACAGTAGTGGCAGTATTCCGGGAACTGGGCTGTGCAGTGATTGATGCCGATGTTATTGCCAGACAGG TGGTTCAGCCCCGCTTCTTAGCCTATCAGCAGATAGTGCATTACTTTGGAAGTGAAATCCTCTTGGAGAGTGGGGAGATAAACCGGGAGGCTCTGGGAAACATTATCTTCTCCCACCCGGAAAAACGGCAGCTGCTGAACTCCATCACTCACCCTAAGATCCAGAAAGAGATGCTGAAACAGATCTTTAAATACTTTGTGTTAG GCTACCGCTATGTGATTCTGGACATTCCTCTGTTGTTTGAGACCAACACAGTAACCAAGTTCATGAAACACACAGTGCTGGTTTACAG TGATCCACAGACACAGCTGTCACGACTGATGAAGAGGAATGGTCTGGCCCAGACAGAGGCAGAAGCGCGCATTGCCTCCCAGCTGCCGCTTGATGAGAAGTGCAAATTAGCTGACCATGTGATTGACAACTCCGGGGACTGGGAGAGCACGCGGAGGCAGGTTCTGAGACTGCACTCTCAGCTGGAGGACTCTATGGATTTCCTCTTGGTGCGCTTAGTGGCAGTCACAGCAGTTGCTGGAATTGGTGGGCTGGTGTGCTTTCTCCTCAGGCATTTTCTCCcttaa
- the DCAKD gene encoding dephospho-CoA kinase domain-containing protein isoform X4 gives MFLVGLSGGIASGKSTVVAVFRELGCAVIDADVIARQVVQPRFLAYQQIVHYFGSEILLESGEINREALGNIIFSHPEKRQLLNSITHPKIQKEMLKQIFKYFVLGYRYVILDIPLLFETNTVTKFMKHTVLVYSDPQTQLSRLMKRNGLAQTEAEARIASQLPLDEKCKLADHVIDNSGDWESTRRQVLRLHSQLEDSMDFLLVRLVAVTAVAGIGGLVCFLLRHFLP, from the exons ATGTTCCTGGTCGGTCTGTCCGGTGGAATTGCTTCAGGAAAAAGCACAGTAGTGGCAGTATTCCGGGAACTGGGCTGTGCAGTGATTGATGCCGATGTTATTGCCAGACAGG TGGTTCAGCCCCGCTTCTTAGCCTATCAGCAGATAGTGCATTACTTTGGAAGTGAAATCCTCTTGGAGAGTGGGGAGATAAACCGGGAGGCTCTGGGAAACATTATCTTCTCCCACCCGGAAAAACGGCAGCTGCTGAACTCCATCACTCACCCTAAGATCCAGAAAGAGATGCTGAAACAGATCTTTAAATACTTTGTGTTAG GCTACCGCTATGTGATTCTGGACATTCCTCTGTTGTTTGAGACCAACACAGTAACCAAGTTCATGAAACACACAGTGCTGGTTTACAG TGATCCACAGACACAGCTGTCACGACTGATGAAGAGGAATGGTCTGGCCCAGACAGAGGCAGAAGCGCGCATTGCCTCCCAGCTGCCGCTTGATGAGAAGTGCAAATTAGCTGACCATGTGATTGACAACTCCGGGGACTGGGAGAGCACGCGGAGGCAGGTTCTGAGACTGCACTCTCAGCTGGAGGACTCTATGGATTTCCTCTTGGTGCGCTTAGTGGCAGTCACAGCAGTTGCTGGAATTGGTGGGCTGGTGTGCTTTCTCCTCAGGCATTTTCTCCcttaa
- the DCAKD gene encoding dephospho-CoA kinase domain-containing protein isoform X2, producing the protein MFLVGLSGGIASGKSTVVAVFRELGCAVIDADVIARQVVQPRFLAYQQIVHYFGSEILLESGEINREALGNIIFSHPEKRQLLNSITHPKIQKEMLKQIFKYFVLGYRYVILDIPLLFETNTVTKFMKHTVLVYRCFSEAVSHSHPGSDPQTQLSRLMKRNGLAQTEAEARIASQLPLDEKCKLADHVIDNSGDWESTRRQVLRLHSQLEDSMDFLLVRLVAVTAVAGIGGLVCFLLRHFLP; encoded by the exons ATGTTCCTGGTCGGTCTGTCCGGTGGAATTGCTTCAGGAAAAAGCACAGTAGTGGCAGTATTCCGGGAACTGGGCTGTGCAGTGATTGATGCCGATGTTATTGCCAGACAGG TGGTTCAGCCCCGCTTCTTAGCCTATCAGCAGATAGTGCATTACTTTGGAAGTGAAATCCTCTTGGAGAGTGGGGAGATAAACCGGGAGGCTCTGGGAAACATTATCTTCTCCCACCCGGAAAAACGGCAGCTGCTGAACTCCATCACTCACCCTAAGATCCAGAAAGAGATGCTGAAACAGATCTTTAAATACTTTGTGTTAG GCTACCGCTATGTGATTCTGGACATTCCTCTGTTGTTTGAGACCAACACAGTAACCAAGTTCATGAAACACACAGTGCTGGTTTACAG ATGCTTCTCTGAGGCTGTGTCTCATTCCCATCCCGGTAGTGATCCACAGACACAGCTGTCACGACTGATGAAGAGGAATGGTCTGGCCCAGACAGAGGCAGAAGCGCGCATTGCCTCCCAGCTGCCGCTTGATGAGAAGTGCAAATTAGCTGACCATGTGATTGACAACTCCGGGGACTGGGAGAGCACGCGGAGGCAGGTTCTGAGACTGCACTCTCAGCTGGAGGACTCTATGGATTTCCTCTTGGTGCGCTTAGTGGCAGTCACAGCAGTTGCTGGAATTGGTGGGCTGGTGTGCTTTCTCCTCAGGCATTTTCTCCcttaa
- the DCAKD gene encoding dephospho-CoA kinase domain-containing protein isoform X5: protein MFVVQPRFLAYQQIVHYFGSEILLESGEINREALGNIIFSHPEKRQLLNSITHPKIQKEMLKQIFKYFVLGYRYVILDIPLLFETNTVTKFMKHTVLVYRCFSEAVSHSHPGSDPQTQLSRLMKRNGLAQTEAEARIASQLPLDEKCKLADHVIDNSGDWESTRRQVLRLHSQLEDSMDFLLVRLVAVTAVAGIGGLVCFLLRHFLP, encoded by the exons ATGTTTG TGGTTCAGCCCCGCTTCTTAGCCTATCAGCAGATAGTGCATTACTTTGGAAGTGAAATCCTCTTGGAGAGTGGGGAGATAAACCGGGAGGCTCTGGGAAACATTATCTTCTCCCACCCGGAAAAACGGCAGCTGCTGAACTCCATCACTCACCCTAAGATCCAGAAAGAGATGCTGAAACAGATCTTTAAATACTTTGTGTTAG GCTACCGCTATGTGATTCTGGACATTCCTCTGTTGTTTGAGACCAACACAGTAACCAAGTTCATGAAACACACAGTGCTGGTTTACAG ATGCTTCTCTGAGGCTGTGTCTCATTCCCATCCCGGTAGTGATCCACAGACACAGCTGTCACGACTGATGAAGAGGAATGGTCTGGCCCAGACAGAGGCAGAAGCGCGCATTGCCTCCCAGCTGCCGCTTGATGAGAAGTGCAAATTAGCTGACCATGTGATTGACAACTCCGGGGACTGGGAGAGCACGCGGAGGCAGGTTCTGAGACTGCACTCTCAGCTGGAGGACTCTATGGATTTCCTCTTGGTGCGCTTAGTGGCAGTCACAGCAGTTGCTGGAATTGGTGGGCTGGTGTGCTTTCTCCTCAGGCATTTTCTCCcttaa
- the DCAKD gene encoding dephospho-CoA kinase domain-containing protein isoform X3: MRSPLNGIDLSCSVNEIHFRPFTDVSTSCYAELALTSSCLFLSVVQPRFLAYQQIVHYFGSEILLESGEINREALGNIIFSHPEKRQLLNSITHPKIQKEMLKQIFKYFVLGYRYVILDIPLLFETNTVTKFMKHTVLVYSDPQTQLSRLMKRNGLAQTEAEARIASQLPLDEKCKLADHVIDNSGDWESTRRQVLRLHSQLEDSMDFLLVRLVAVTAVAGIGGLVCFLLRHFLP; encoded by the exons ATGCGTTCTCCCTTGAACGGAATAGACCTCAGTTGTTCAGTAAATGAGATTCATTTTAGACCCTTCACTGATGTAAGCACTTCCTGTTATGCAGAATTGGCACTAACTTCCAGCTGTTTATTTTTATCAGTGGTTCAGCCCCGCTTCTTAGCCTATCAGCAGATAGTGCATTACTTTGGAAGTGAAATCCTCTTGGAGAGTGGGGAGATAAACCGGGAGGCTCTGGGAAACATTATCTTCTCCCACCCGGAAAAACGGCAGCTGCTGAACTCCATCACTCACCCTAAGATCCAGAAAGAGATGCTGAAACAGATCTTTAAATACTTTGTGTTAG GCTACCGCTATGTGATTCTGGACATTCCTCTGTTGTTTGAGACCAACACAGTAACCAAGTTCATGAAACACACAGTGCTGGTTTACAG TGATCCACAGACACAGCTGTCACGACTGATGAAGAGGAATGGTCTGGCCCAGACAGAGGCAGAAGCGCGCATTGCCTCCCAGCTGCCGCTTGATGAGAAGTGCAAATTAGCTGACCATGTGATTGACAACTCCGGGGACTGGGAGAGCACGCGGAGGCAGGTTCTGAGACTGCACTCTCAGCTGGAGGACTCTATGGATTTCCTCTTGGTGCGCTTAGTGGCAGTCACAGCAGTTGCTGGAATTGGTGGGCTGGTGTGCTTTCTCCTCAGGCATTTTCTCCcttaa